The DNA region tgtcttcggaaatagccgaagagagttacgtgattccgattttttttatttcttcttttattgttcatcagtttaattcatatgaatgccgctgtaataaaattgcatactttgttcagtatctaaaagatcagttccttgacgttaatgtttttattttccatctgataatttgataagacatacatagaacaagtcgtgtttcttgattgaagcactattgaaacttatctggtttcctttttaatttcttttaattcaaattaacttctattgaaacactggaacttatttaatcgagtttaggggcaataaacatcgataagtaccagtcaatcaatgatcgaactaactttttaaaaacaaaatggctgcaaatatggcggcgcccatggctggaagaaaatttttttggccttagtacccccgattcaactttcatttttcaatgattttcttatatatacgtgttaccattaatcctcgcttcgcgaggcgggcttcgcccgcctctcgctgcgctcggtataattAAGAACCTAAACGGAAACACTGCTGTTCGACGATTAGCTTTAAATaaacacacgtacatgatcggcAACAATAAAAGGTCCAATGGGTAGTGTGTCAACTCCTTCAGCGTATTCCAAGCAGCAGATTAAACGAATCTTGTTGCAAAGTGAATAGACCCCTTCAcgataactgcggtactgctatattgcagggcaaaatgataaTATACTTTGTCGAAACAGTAGGTAGATAATTGAATGatgtaaatgaaacaattgacgttacgtcatatttcaccaaactatgtcattttgccctgcaaaggagcagtaccgcagttaccgtgaaggggttAATAATATCACAAGCCATCATAATCACGTGTATCTAAACCATAAATcaattatgacatcataaaaatgttgacgtcataactgaaataaaggatatcgatataattttatttatttcagctatGACGTCAAAAattttatgatgtcataattgatttcagtGGTTTTTACATTGTGGGGTTTTGtagtttcattgaaaaaataacacGACACAAGCATTTCATCAATTTCCACAAAAACGTCCAcatcatattgttttaaatagtgttttagaaacatcaaATTACACATACACCTAGATACGTTTTTCCTGAAAAcggtggacttggaaaggtttcaaataGGGTGCTTTGTTCTCATAAATGTAGTCCAAAAATAAGATtatgttgcattttattcttgTCTGAATAATtcataagaagatttttttaatgagtCATCATATAACATTCATCATATAACATTCGAACATCCGTAGCATTATACCCCTCCCCCCCggcaaataatttttgaattacCTGAGAAACCTTAAGGTAAGCTTTGCGGTAACAGAAATTACTTACAaattttcattgtgacgtaacaTCAACTACCCTTTATTTCCGATATGACACCAAAGTTTATATGACGTAATTATTAATTgcatgttttctttgttttgcagGGTTTTTAGTTTACAGTGAAAAGTTAACGTTAACAGGacacattttatcaattttcacaaAAACGAAGTCCGCATCATATGGTTTTAAATAGTGGTTTAGAAACACCAGATTACACAAACTAAGATAAATTTTTCCTGAAATCGATGGAAGTTTCAAAGAAGAATATTTCGTTCACATTATAGTACttcaaaagttttaattttgttgcattttattctttaataaaTTGTTCATTAGATATTTCTAGTAAcgaataatgatataaactgtAACAATCCTTTCTAACATTTTAGCAAACAATAACCCCCGTAATCAACACTCAAAAATGTGCATACTTTCACGGAACTGTTAATATTTCATCAACTCGACAGTTTGAAATCATGAACCTTGACTTTAGTTATAACACAGGTTCTGCaagatcatttgaattttattttctaaataaatgagaataaaaagcaaaaaaattttctttggtgcatttctttaaaaaaatacaagctgCAAACCTTTCCTTAACGTATGggcatatttttatatttatatgttgtttatgtaatttatcagacagaatatacatgtatattgataaacTTCAATTTCTgttatctctaaaaaaaaaacccaactccCCCAAACCAGATAATACTTTACGTCTTTCATCGCCTCAAAACAGCTAAAATACGTTTGCTTTTCGCATTGCTACACATTACTCGTTGATTAATCAATGAATAATGCGTAGGAGCAATCATGCTTGGAAATGCATCATTacacaatatttattaaaaaactatATATGAATAACTTTAGATAACACCGGTTGATTTAGGCAGGTTGTGCATCAGGGAAGATCAAAATCGTTGAAGAAGCTGCTGCTGTCTTACAATTTTGTCTACACAATGAACACATTTACGGGGCCACATCGTTAGATGACAAGTGCAACAGAAAGTATATAGTAGTAGAGTGCGAAGGTAGGTATGATTAATTAAAGGCTAAACTTCTACTCGTTTGTAGAATCGACACATGATTGACCAAATTTGACTTAAAACCCTTGACATGTAAgcatgacaaattaaaaaaaaaattgacgacGTATTGTCAGTGCCAAAAGTAACCGCTATTCAAACTTAATTAAGATATACATTCCCTAAAACGTTCTACTTTCCCATTTTTTCCGAGCGATCATCGTGCGTTGTTACaaagcactttgaaaaattaaaccctgtaaaaatttttttcaaagtgcgttgatatcgtctAGATATTAacgcagtttgaaaaaaaaattgtgcaggGTTTAGTCGAAAAAATTGATTCTTTTATATGCAATAAATGATAACCTTGTTTAGCTCAGtgggatatatttaaaaaagaattcaatgCGTGCTCAGCTAATTGTTAAACAGTTTCTCgattagaattatttttcttttcttataagCTTACGTAGTTGGACAATTTacttaagcattgaatgcttatttttggatgtcgtaggtcctatgacacaccaatgcgGTTCAAACAAATTGAAcacattcaatgcttatatttatattcatacgatggtttttttttaaatagaaatgtgTATCGTCGCTGTAAAGCCATTATATACGCTtttagtcagggatatgaaacatacatggaacaccCACATTCACATGTTATTTAGTACGCTTCCGCAGCTAAAAATATAGTACTAGAAACTTTAtagagaaaaataaattgagaagataaaatttattggttgtttttcaaaagtacgagggttgttcggaaattattgagacatttactcttatTTCCTTGGGGAAAAAGTTAAatccttgaaatttcaccaaaacgtacACCAGGATAGggtttatcaatgtaaaaaaattattgtccaTAGCATGATTGGATCATTCCTGGTTAGCTGACCAAATTGCCATCGcccagtgacccggcgcaaccgcaaacctACCGCAACGTCATTTTGACGCTTCTTATTGatcctatattttaaaaacctaaCAAACGAAGGAAAATTAGAGTTAATTCTtgatttctcatcttttgtttacatttcaagatgtcaacattcgcaTATTCCCTccattcttgattttgtggaaaaaaatcgGGTCATTTCTAACTGAAagtcaaattactgtgaaatgtcTCCTACAGTGAttctgtgtacatattttagaactgtttacatcagttagtgtgtaaaaagtacttgatatttaGTCACTTTGTCTGAATTCTAGCTAAACAATTAGTGAAAAAAGACGATAAACTGAAGTTCTTTATCCCTTGccatcgtatagtttttgttAAAGCGGTTGGGTGGTATTAAAAGGTCTTTTTCCGAAATTTCCATCAATTTGGTGTATTTtcgctgcgccgccttgacgtcaaatttCTATATGCTgtcgttttcaaattcctattgcttggtaaatatatctgtaccatatccgtattacAACTCAAACACTCGTGAAACTTGATCAAAAGTTAGtcacaataaatagcaaaatgaacatatataatCTGATTTCTTTTAGTATAAGATGTAAGTTTGCGGACACTTAGATAGACgatgttttagttttcttattctcCGAGTTTATgcttgcgccgggtaccccaACCACCGATTTGTTAATCTaccgttgtaaacaaaatattaaacattttttaaatattactttctttaattatttgttaaggTTTCTTCAATGTTGATGCCAACTTTCACCATAATTCGTCACTTAGAAATGGAAATATCCGTGtagtctcaataatttccgaacaaccctcgtacatatcaaattggttatgtaaggtttaacgtttcatttaatcttgcaaaataaatatactcaaaacacgtggtGACGCTTATAAATGTGCACTTGTCGCATGAATTATcaaagtgtattcatagaaaattgaacgtcgcagatttccaatgcaaacataaggggaaatatacattgaatgtaaatatacataaagAACAACTCgagagatttttaaaatatgacatgAACTGCGTCGCTTAGCAACTTCATTTTCTTTATGTTGCGTTTACAGCAAATTTACTTCTTATCTGGACCATTGGGCTATGCCAGAAACAAAACTgatttatatgtattgataatgAACCAttgtaaaacatatttcaactggCTTCAATTGCATGTGCtaataaacaaacatatttttaaaaaatgatacgttagttatgtttatcaaaaacaaaagaagCCTTTTTTTTAGTTATGATGCAAAAACTTCTTTCTATCCTTTCCTCAAACGATTGTTGCATTATTCTATTCCCTGTCCCAAAACACACGAAAACTTAAAAGGCAAAACGTCAAAAAACCAATATGCTTGAAATTTGAAAACTAAATGTGTATCcactttaataacatttttgaatacatgtaaatttgccGGAGGGAATAATTTATTCATCATCATTACCAAAATAAGTTGATGAGAAAAATgcgcttcttttttttattgtaaagaaAATCTTGAACTAATGATAAAGTCAAGAATTCAGATGTAGATATACAGATAGACATACAGATAGAATCACATATTCTAATTCTCTTGTGAACCTTGTACTGCAtatgttgttaaaaaaattcttgccATTTTGCTTCACTTGGCACCAAATCTCATAGTATTCGGAAAAAGTTTACCTACATAAACATAGTCCATATACTTTTCATGGTCATATCACATTTGAAGTAATTCAATAGAATAcgatatcatatttatatatttaatctttGGCGTgatgcatgtacatgtgtgtatatGTCAAATTGGTCCTTAAGGAGGGtaggtggtcaacaaattaatataACCATCATATCTAACTTAAGATTTTAGATGcgattttatttggtatgaactattatttagtagATAAACAGTCTACAAATTTTAGCatttatttctgtttatttccttatattATGATACAGAGCACTTCTTTTAACGAATATTAAAACAGTATATAAAAAGATCGAAACCACTCATCCCACTTGATATCATTGTTTCactaagtttatatttacagagGATTATGCCACTATGTCAGTTGTACAATATATCAACGAAAATATGATGGAGATTGTATACAATCATAGCACTGAAATTTGGAACGGGCGCAAAATTTTGTGCGATTTTATTGATATGATTTGTTTGGAAACTAAGGATTTCCTTACAAAACACCCCCTGGAATATTACGATTTTTTACGTGAGGTAAAATCAAAAATCAGATGGATCTCAACCTGCAAttcaaaattagaaataaaaatatcagcCGTTATTCTTGAAGAGATAAAATCTATTGAAGGCATGCACGGATCTCTAGTAAAACCAGACTGTAAAAACGAGATTGAGTTTAAAAGAGACAAGTGTGTCATAAGATCAGACCGATTTCAGATTCTGTTTGCTAATGCTGGAACATGCATCGTAGACtatatagaagaaaagttgttaaCTGTTTTTCCAGACATCAATTATATAATTCTTGTTGGAGAATTTGCACAATCGCCGATACTTCATGACATTATCAAAACTTCATTTTCGgcaaaaaatattatcattcCTTGTGAGGCAAACATGGCGGCAGTAAGGGGTGCTGTATTTTTTGGACAAATGAGTATAGCAGTGGAGACAAACGTGAGTTTGTTTCATTTAAGGTAGTACACAATACATACGCCAACCTTTTTCTAATTTTCTACGGcttctataaataaaaaaatcaacctCACAGTTTTTGTCCACATTGCTTCAAAGCTGTGGGTTGAGTCttctttcaaatgtaaatagCTGTTAATTCTTTGACTGAgctaatataaaatttaatcttCCTGGTTTCTTTTTACGCTTAGACTGTGCACACCATGAAACAGACACCTTTGAACAATGCACAAGCTGCGTTAGCAGAGCAAAAAGGAATTGAGATGAGGAAAAAAGAGAATtcaaaaatttttcagaaaaaaaacaagaaaaaatcaCCACTAAAACGATGTGTGATAATGTGATACGAGGTTTATGTACCTTTAAAGTAAATCTATTTTTGCTAATCTAAATAAagcttaattattttttacttttttcaagtttttacCGTTTGCTTGTCTGTTAACAAAACACTTTCTTGAACTTAAGTTAATGTGTCTAGAGTGTGTAGATTTTATACCAGTGTGTCTTTACCATTACCAGTTTgtgtatctatactactatattaaaatgatagactcgaatttttgagCTTTAATACCAATTAttctaaacatcattggtacttgaagattaccaatttgtttttatttttctcaatcaagcttcgctaattaataatcaacgaaaattcctcaaaaaaattccggaaatcatctgaatttttttggattttacaattttacgcatgcgcattacattcacggtaaatcacgggatgctctttattttatgttt from Crassostrea angulata isolate pt1a10 chromosome 7, ASM2561291v2, whole genome shotgun sequence includes:
- the LOC128193149 gene encoding uncharacterized protein LOC128193149 isoform X2, producing MMEIVYNHSTEIWNGRKILCDFIDMICLETKDFLTKHPLEYYDFLREVKSKIRWISTCNSKLEIKISAVILEEIKSIEGMHGSLVKPDCKNEIEFKRDKCVIRSDRFQILFANAGTCIVDYIEEKLLTVFPDINYIILVGEFAQSPILHDIIKTSFSAKNIIIPCEANMAAVRGAVFFGQMSIAVETNTVHTMKQTPLNNAQAALAEQKGIEMRKKENSKIFQKKNKKKSPLKRCVIM